From the Lactuca sativa cultivar Salinas chromosome 9, Lsat_Salinas_v11, whole genome shotgun sequence genome, the window CTCTCCCATGTGTCCAAACATCTTTCATTCGATTCAAGTATTGAAACCTACAGTTCTATTCCAATTCATCAACCGAATCTTTTATCTCGATCGATTCCGCTTTTTCGTTTAGTCAACGTGTGAAGTACTACTGAAGCAAATCACTTGAATCACAGAGATAACGAAGAAACTAGGTCATCTTCTGATCTCTACAAGTAGGTATCGTTGTTATGTATCGATTTTAGTTTCCGATTGTTTTTCGTTTTCGATTGGTTGATAAGTTTTCTTGTGGTAGGGTAACTAACGATTACGAACTATCATTAGCTTTTATGATCTGGTTTACTCTGCTTAAATTGGTCGTTGATCGGTATTGATTGCTAGTTACGAACGCGATTTTCGTAAAATTGAGGGATTTACTTGACTTATATTGAAGTTTTGTATATTATTTAATGTAATTTAATGAGGCATCTGCGAGATCATTAGCTTGTCTCAAttctattgttttttttttttttttttttttttttttttttttttttttgtgtttgtatAGATTTAGCAGTTTGATTTAGAGGAAGAGCTAGTGCCAGATAAACCGTTACCGCATTAGATTCCTGAAGGAGCTTGCGGGTGATTTTTGAACAGAATTGCTGCAATAATAGTAGTAGTTTGATATCTCTGTCAGTATATCTGTTGGTAGCCGGAGAAGTGTgcttaattttaattattaagagTGAAGAAGACGTTTGGATTGATTGGTTGCACTCGATGAAGTAGTTTTTCGATGTATATGCTCAATAAATGGGTGATGATCGGATGCTGAAGGTAAAAGGATTTTCTGATGCAATTAAAATTGATCCCATAATATAGCTGTAGCAATGGCTAGTGAGGCAAGCTCTTCTGGTCAATGGCTTCAGCAAGATTCTGGTTCTACTATATTAAAAGatggggtagtggtggtcaaGAGTTCGAATAACAACATATCATTAAGAACCGGTGAAGAGTTTTCCATGGAGTTCCTTCAGGATCGTGGTACAAGAAGAATCCCTAATGGACACGATACAAATGAGAAAATGGTTGGATCAAAAAGTGATGTCAGTGGTAATCTTGGTTTCAATGAGATTAGTGGTATGCTTGGGTTGCAAAGGAGGGAACCTGTAGTTCCAACTGATAACATTTCTGCAAAAGGGCCTCTTTCTATGGCAAGTGCACCAGTCATGTCTCTGCCCCACCGAGCTTCAGGGTCGGGTGCTGTCAATGATTCTCAAAGAGGCAAGATAAAGTTTCTCTGCAGTTCTGGTGGTAAAATCTTGCCTCGACCTAGTGATGGGAAACTAAGATATGTGGGAGGTGAGACACATATTTTTTCAATACATAAGAATATATCATTTGATGAACTTGTGAATCGAACTGGTCAATTTTGCAATCAGCCTCACACAATCAAGTACCAGCTTCCAGGAGAGGATCTTGATGCTCTTATATCCGTGTCTTCTAATGAGGATCTTCAGAATATGATAGAGGAATACAACGGGGTTGGAATTTGTGATGGTTCATCACGACTCAGGATATTCTTGATTCCTCTGACTGAATTGGAAAGTACAGTTTCCATTGAATCCAATGCTAATCTGCAGAATAGTCCAGATTACCAATATGTAGCTGCTGTGAATGGAATAGCTGATGATGGTCTGAATAACTCGACATTCACTTCACACATTTCTGAACCCCGAATATTGGTTGCACAACCTGATCCATCTCTTTTTGTTTCACCTGTTCTAATGCCACAAAATGATCTGATTGATAGCCATGCACAAGTGTACAATGACCCATTATCTGATAGTATTGAGATCCCAATACtcaagggtagagcttttcattCAGAAAATCGTATTTTACCCCCTTCTGATCCAGTGAATCTGTGTGTGGTGGGATCCAATGGGTCTCAACTGGGTATACCACATGCTTTTTCTGACCCACAACTCAAGGAACATGGATCAACCTCTGCTTTTGGCTCACAAGATGGATCAAATTTTCCTTCTACACTGACCtttccaccaccaccactaccttcACAGCTGACATCATCCTTCTTTCAGGGGAACTCGGTTGAACAACATGATAACTTTCCTCCACAAATCTTGTTTGAGATGCCAAATTTGAATCATGAGGATGCAATGCACAGCCATGAGACACACCAAGATGTGAAACAAGATTTAAGTCAGAATGTTGGGCTGCAACTCCCAAATATTGTCTCTGCATCAACAGAAAGTAATATAAGAACTACAACGATGGCTCCCAATTACAACAATTTATCTGATGCTGACAAATCCTTGAATGATCTACTCTCTCACCTATCTCATGGTTTAGTGCAACAATCAAGTTCACACCAAAAAGAATCAAATGGCCAAAATCCTAACCTAATTGACGCACTGGAGTCAACACTGCATGATTCTTCCTTGAATCAGATTCCAACAACAGGTGCTAAATTTACAAAAGAAGTGAATCTCATTGATGACAACTTTAATTACACTGAACTTAAACCTGCTGAATTGGGTAATGACGAAAGTCAAAATAAGATACAAAAGGAAATCCCATCATCCAAGGTCAAGGAAGAAATCCAACTGGAGTTGAATGACCCTTTGGGAGATGTGAATGTTGCTATTAGTCATTCACAGTTATTAGGTGCAGTTAGCACTGAGGCTCTCCCTTCAAGTGAAATAGAAGCTGAAGACATTCACTTAGAATCTGACATTGAGGTATGAcacttaagaaaaaaaaatgaaacaaaatgTTGAGACATCAGTAATTTTATAAACTTAAATTTAGGTATTTCCTTATTATGCAGGATGCTGTAATAGAAAATGGAGGTAGTGATGGCCCATTTAATAATGCATTAATAGCAGAAATGGAAGCTGATATGTATGGTCTCCAGGTACATTACTATTTCTACAtataatgtttatttatttattttattttttttggaaagtTGATGCGACAAAAGAAAAAAGCTTTAGTAAGGGGCATTTTGGTCACTTTGGCTCCCACTTGGTTTTATTGTTTCCCTAGTATACTCTTGTATTTCCATATGCAGATAATAAAGAATGCTGAACTTGAAGAATTAAAAGAGTTAGGGTCTGGGACATATGGAACTGTCTATCATGGAAGATGGCGAGGGTCAGATGTCGCCATTAAAAGAATAAAGAAAAGCTGCTTTTCTGGGAGATCATCCGAGCAAGAACGCTTGGTGGGTCCCTTTTGTAATTTCGTTTATCAccgttttttgtatttttttttttctttctcaaaatGATTATTGTAAGTTGTAACTGTTATATATTCTTATTAACTTCCAACTATGCAGACTAATGATTTCTGGAGAGAAGCTCGGATTCTTTCAAATCTTCATCATCCAAATGTGGTTGCATTTTATGGGGTTGTACCAGATGGAGCTGGAGGAACGTTAGCTACTGTTACCGAATTCATGACACACGGATCACTTCGGAATGTGTTGATAAAAAAGGACAGGTGAATTTACTTTTCTACCCTCGTGCAATCTTTTTTACCTTGTTTAGGTTTTTAATtgttattttgaaatttaaatatttaTCCAGATCACTTGATCGTCGTAGAAAGCTTATAATAGCCATGGATGCTGCTTTTGGCATGGAATATCTGCATATGAAAAACATTGTTCACTTTGATCTAAAATGTGACAACTTGCTTGTTAATATGCGGGATCCACAAAGACCTATTTGCAAGGTAAGTAGAAGTCGGTATGAGGTATTGTTTGGTATGATGGAATAGGGGAAGTAATTGCAATACTTAACCCATTTTGACTTTTGTAAATTTTGATGACACAAATCTTTTTAGAATAATTTCTCTATTATAGTTAAATTACAAGTTTATCTTGTAAAAGTTTactagaaaatatatttttattataatatcatatgggttttaatgagctttaaatatgtttaatgttATGTTGTTGTAAATAAAAAGAAATCAT encodes:
- the LOC111880233 gene encoding uncharacterized protein LOC111880233, coding for MASEASSSGQWLQQDSGSTILKDGVVVVKSSNNNISLRTGEEFSMEFLQDRGTRRIPNGHDTNEKMVGSKSDVSGNLGFNEISGMLGLQRREPVVPTDNISAKGPLSMASAPVMSLPHRASGSGAVNDSQRGKIKFLCSSGGKILPRPSDGKLRYVGGETHIFSIHKNISFDELVNRTGQFCNQPHTIKYQLPGEDLDALISVSSNEDLQNMIEEYNGVGICDGSSRLRIFLIPLTELESTVSIESNANLQNSPDYQYVAAVNGIADDGLNNSTFTSHISEPRILVAQPDPSLFVSPVLMPQNDLIDSHAQVYNDPLSDSIEIPILKGRAFHSENRILPPSDPVNLCVVGSNGSQLGIPHAFSDPQLKEHGSTSAFGSQDGSNFPSTLTFPPPPLPSQLTSSFFQGNSVEQHDNFPPQILFEMPNLNHEDAMHSHETHQDVKQDLSQNVGLQLPNIVSASTESNIRTTTMAPNYNNLSDADKSLNDLLSHLSHGLVQQSSSHQKESNGQNPNLIDALESTLHDSSLNQIPTTGAKFTKEVNLIDDNFNYTELKPAELGNDESQNKIQKEIPSSKVKEEIQLELNDPLGDVNVAISHSQLLGAVSTEALPSSEIEAEDIHLESDIEDAVIENGGSDGPFNNALIAEMEADMYGLQIIKNAELEELKELGSGTYGTVYHGRWRGSDVAIKRIKKSCFSGRSSEQERLTNDFWREARILSNLHHPNVVAFYGVVPDGAGGTLATVTEFMTHGSLRNVLIKKDRSLDRRRKLIIAMDAAFGMEYLHMKNIVHFDLKCDNLLVNMRDPQRPICKVGDFGLSRIKRNTLVSGGVRGTLPWMAPELLNGSTTRVSEKVDVFSFGITMWEILTAEEPYANMHCGAIIGGIVKDTLRPTIPERCDPEWKKLMEQCWSADPTVRPSFTEITNRLRTMSKALQANGHKKPQHV